The following coding sequences are from one Pelmatolapia mariae isolate MD_Pm_ZW linkage group LG4, Pm_UMD_F_2, whole genome shotgun sequence window:
- the LOC134626219 gene encoding uncharacterized protein LOC134626219, with protein MRSFRVFQAADMDRLFWLSLLLAHLLVTAGKDTCHVYISQSNNIIWKEIGEEAVFSCTVISSCSVEFYLFKENVSLPLHMSKKYQGEASFQINSLKASDSGMYFCAAANRSGCCTPFVGEGATLVVRENAKIVMGKILSVSFVLLAVYSLAIVTLIILKKYGCNMNICRKTSKNDKKNANKKVQFQDVLKEMHKKRNMEKNNQTASRSSSEAEASSNDLQHSSDDIYQNV; from the exons ATGAGATCATTCAGAGTCTTTCAAGCGGCAGACATGGACCGGTTGTTTTGGCTTTCTCTCCTGCTCGCCCACCTGTTGGTCACAG CTGGCAAGGATACATGTCATGTCTACATATCACAGTCAAACAATATAATCTGGAAGGAAAtaggggaagaagctgttttcaGTTGTACAGTCATTTCCAGCTGTTCAGTAGAATTTTACTTGTTCAAAGAGAACGTCTCTCTACCGCTTCATATGAGTAAAAAGTACCAAGGAGAAGCGTCTTTTCAAATTAATTCACTTAAAGCGAGTGACAGTGGGATGTACTTCTGTGCTGCAGCAAACCGTAGTGGGTGCTGCACACCGTTTGTAGGGGAGGGAGCAACTCTTGTAGTGAGAG aaaatgctAAAATAGTGATGGGAAAAATCTTGTCGGTATCATTTGTCCTTTTGGCCGTCTACAGCTTGGCTATAGTGACGCTCATCATTCTAAAGAAG TATGGCTGCAATATGAACATCTGCAGAAAGACATCCAAAAACGACAAG AAAAACGCAAATAAAAAAGTACAGTTCCAGGACGTGCTGAAAGAAATGCACAAGAAGAgaaacatggagaaaaacaaccaaacagcaAGCAGAAGCTCTTCTGAAGCTGAG GCCTCGAGCAACGACCTGCAGCATTCTTCTGATGACATCTATCAAAATGTCTAA
- the LOC134625413 gene encoding ER lumen protein-retaining receptor 2, which yields MNIFRLTGDLSHLAAIIILLLKIWKSRSCAGISGKSQILFALVFTTRYLDLFTSFISLYNTCMKVIYIGCAYATVYLIYAKFRATYDGNHDSFRVEFLVVPVGGLSVLINHDFSPLEILWTFSIYLESVAILPQLFMISKTGEAETITTHYLFCLGLYRALYLFNWIWRFYFEGFFDMIAIVAGVVQTVLYCDFFYLYVTKVLKGKKLSLPA from the exons ATGAACATCTTCAGGCTCACAGGAGATCTTTCTCATCTGGCTGCTATCATCATCCTGCTACTCAAAATATGGAAAAGCAGGTCGTGTGCAG GCATCTCTGGAAAGAGCCAAATTCTGTTTGCTCTCGTGTTCACCACACGTTACTTGGATCTGTTCACCTCTTTCATCTCCCTGTATAACACATGCATGAAG GTGATCTACATCGGTTGCGCATATGCCACCGTATACCTAATCTACGCGAAGTTCAGGGCCACCTACGATGGAAACCACGACAGTTTCAGAGTGGAGTTCCTGGTGGTTCCTGTCGGGGGTCTTTCTGTTCTCATTAACCATGACTTCTCTCCCCTGGAG ATCCTGTGGACGTTCTCCATCTACCTGGAGTCGGTGGCAATTCTGCCTCAGCTCTTCATGATCAGCAAGACCGGGGAGGCTGAGACGATCACCACCCACTACCTGTTCTGCCTGGGGCTGTATCGGGCCCTTTACCTCTTCAACTGGATCTGGCGTTTCTACTTTGAGGGCTTCTTTGACATGATTGCCATAGTGGCTGGTGTGGTCCAGACTGTCCTCTACTGTGACTTCTTCTATCTTTATGTCACCAAAG TGTTGAAAGGCAAGAAGCTGAGCCTGCCAGCGTAA
- the LOC134625414 gene encoding lipid droplet assembly factor 1-like produces MESSSSESGADFEQLKKRWTALVKHLKDDPRVARLLNTRLGRYLSSHSFVALTALMFCAMSAVPVGLFVTFAVVTMMISAVGFVFCEAFLLFVGGLALLWVLSGIALFAIVASAVVNVLYVTTFSLLNRYYPHLTKKGVIEGEKTEWETSTETDSKAN; encoded by the exons ATggagagcagcagcagtgagAGTGGGGCTGACTTTGAGCAGCTGAAGAAAAGATGGACGGCCTTGGTGAAACACTTAAAAGATGACCCCAGG GTAGCACGGTTGCTGAATACGAGACTTGGACGGTACCTCAGCAGCCACTCGTTTGTAGCTCTCACAGCTCTGATGTTCTGCGCTATGTCTGCAGTGCCTGTTGGACTCTTTGTCACTTTTGCTGTTGTGACCATGATGATATCTGCAgtgggttttgttttctgtgagg CATTCCTGTTGTTTGTCGGAGGGTTGGCTCTGCTCTGGGTGCTCTCTGGTATCGCCCTCTTCGCCATCGTGGCCTCGGCCGTTGTCAATGTTTTGTATGTCACCACTTTCAGCCTGTTGAACCGTTATTACCCACATCTGACAAAG AAAGGTGTAATCGAGGGAGAGAAGACTGAGTGGGAAACTTCAACAGAGACGGACTCGAAGGCCAactag